One window of the Burkholderia sp. WP9 genome contains the following:
- a CDS encoding FUSC family protein — MNWPSGRDWLFSLKTFGAATVALYLAFFFALPRPYWAMSSVYIVSSPLLGATRSKALYRAAGTLLGAAAAVAFVPPFVQTPVLFSLIASIWTGTLLFLGISDRTARAYVFLLAGYSLPLIALPTIATPERIFDVAVARSEEILLGILCASVFSGALFPSRIAPVLAENTTGWFRDAAAAARAYLMGQPAGKDVSDRRQRLAATVNSLEVTLSQLTYDDVSPGVLGNARALRGRMAVLLPVSSALVDPILALRGLPQAWSPDLDALIARTGAWIGTWEDGLSAATADELRLELVRLEPSVDSLAQWPRALQSVILWRLRQLIDLWQDCCTLRQTWANPDAPAWQPRFLHWRLGGSTPYFDRGLMVFQAGSAVVAIFFACALWILSGWENGAGMVSMVAVACSLFASLDEPAPKVFGMFAWTSVSVVIAGVYLFAILPLVHDFPMLILLLAIPFVSAGTLMAQPRFNAAAMTIAINVASFVSLQDAYDANFLTFMNGNIAGPIGLFLAYQWMRVTRPFGAEMSVRRLTVSGWSDVAAAASPAADLHPRELASRMLDRTMQLQPRVAAAEDNQRPSVDSFRELRAGLNALDLRVHLGRMRADGMQLVEDVLDGLHAHFVNCVQARRRVPVPETLLPRIEAAFAYAASPDIARYSRDPVHFLVGLKLSLFPARFVSVIAAAPASRST; from the coding sequence ATGAACTGGCCATCGGGTCGCGACTGGCTGTTTTCCTTGAAGACCTTCGGTGCTGCGACCGTCGCGCTGTACCTCGCATTCTTCTTTGCGTTGCCTCGCCCGTACTGGGCGATGTCCAGCGTCTATATCGTCTCGAGTCCGCTGCTGGGGGCGACCCGCTCGAAAGCGCTGTACCGCGCCGCAGGCACTTTACTGGGCGCCGCCGCGGCGGTGGCGTTCGTGCCGCCATTCGTGCAGACCCCCGTGCTCTTCAGCCTGATCGCGTCTATCTGGACCGGCACACTGCTGTTTCTCGGTATATCCGATCGCACCGCCCGGGCCTACGTCTTTCTGCTGGCGGGCTACTCGCTGCCGCTGATTGCGCTTCCCACCATCGCGACGCCCGAGCGCATTTTCGATGTGGCGGTCGCACGCAGCGAAGAAATCCTGCTGGGCATCCTGTGCGCCAGTGTGTTTAGCGGGGCGCTATTTCCGAGCAGGATTGCGCCGGTGCTCGCGGAAAACACCACCGGGTGGTTCCGGGATGCGGCTGCTGCAGCGCGCGCCTATCTGATGGGTCAGCCCGCCGGCAAAGACGTGTCCGATCGAAGGCAACGGCTGGCCGCAACGGTCAACAGCCTCGAGGTGACACTGAGCCAGCTCACCTACGACGACGTCTCACCTGGCGTGCTGGGAAACGCCCGGGCCTTGCGGGGGAGAATGGCCGTGCTGTTGCCCGTCAGTTCCGCACTGGTCGATCCGATTCTCGCGTTACGTGGCTTGCCGCAAGCGTGGAGTCCAGACCTCGATGCGCTGATCGCGCGGACTGGCGCATGGATTGGGACGTGGGAAGACGGACTCTCCGCCGCGACAGCGGACGAACTGCGCCTGGAACTGGTCCGGCTCGAGCCGTCGGTCGATTCGCTTGCGCAATGGCCCCGGGCATTGCAGTCGGTCATCCTCTGGCGTCTGCGGCAGTTGATCGACTTGTGGCAGGACTGCTGCACGCTGCGACAGACGTGGGCTAATCCTGATGCGCCGGCGTGGCAGCCGCGTTTCTTGCACTGGCGCCTGGGCGGTTCAACGCCCTATTTCGATCGCGGCCTCATGGTCTTTCAGGCGGGGTCTGCGGTGGTCGCCATCTTCTTTGCCTGTGCGCTGTGGATCCTGTCCGGCTGGGAGAATGGGGCGGGGATGGTGTCGATGGTTGCGGTTGCATGCAGTCTCTTTGCTTCGCTGGATGAGCCTGCGCCGAAGGTCTTCGGCATGTTTGCCTGGACCTCGGTGAGCGTCGTGATTGCCGGTGTCTATCTGTTCGCGATCCTGCCGCTCGTGCATGATTTCCCGATGCTGATCCTGCTGCTGGCCATCCCGTTTGTCAGCGCCGGCACGTTGATGGCGCAGCCGCGGTTCAATGCGGCAGCCATGACCATTGCGATCAATGTCGCTTCGTTCGTGAGCCTTCAGGATGCGTACGACGCCAACTTTCTGACCTTCATGAACGGCAATATTGCCGGGCCGATAGGTCTTTTCCTGGCGTATCAGTGGATGCGTGTGACGCGTCCGTTCGGCGCAGAGATGTCAGTGAGACGCCTGACCGTTTCAGGCTGGTCGGATGTGGCGGCGGCAGCCTCCCCCGCCGCGGATTTGCACCCTCGGGAACTCGCTTCAAGGATGCTCGACCGGACCATGCAGTTGCAGCCGCGTGTTGCGGCCGCGGAAGACAATCAACGCCCTTCGGTGGATAGCTTTCGCGAACTGCGAGCCGGCCTCAATGCACTCGATCTGCGCGTGCATCTCGGCCGCATGCGCGCCGACGGCATGCAGCTCGTCGAGGACGTGCTCGATGGCCTGCACGCCCACTTTGTGAACTGTGTGCAGGCCCGTAGGCGTGTGCCGGTTCCTGAGACCTTGCTGCCCAGGATCGAAGCGGCGTTTGCCTATGCAGCTTCGCCTGACATCGCCCGTTATTCGCGTGATCCGGTGCATTTCCTGGTCGGTCTGAAACTGTCGCTGTTTCCGGCCCGTTTCGTCTCCGTAATCGCGGCGGCGCCCGCGTCACGGTCTACCTAG
- a CDS encoding MarR family winged helix-turn-helix transcriptional regulator, translated as MTSLNELRFTVCGMLVPAAVNLRRISDAILKAYGLSSATAAPLLMIARLGDGIYQVTVAEHLGLGTSALVRTLDQLSAAGLVDRTSDKADHRAKVLSLTRKGAEAAKAARNALVALEADIFIGCTRAELEAAMRVLEAAAGMGRGSGEAG; from the coding sequence ATGACGAGTCTGAACGAACTGCGTTTCACGGTTTGCGGCATGCTGGTCCCGGCGGCTGTGAACTTGCGCCGGATTAGTGACGCAATACTTAAAGCCTACGGACTGTCGAGTGCAACCGCTGCGCCGCTACTGATGATCGCCCGTCTGGGCGACGGTATCTATCAGGTCACGGTGGCCGAACATCTCGGGCTCGGCACGTCAGCGCTCGTTCGTACGCTTGACCAGCTGTCCGCCGCGGGACTGGTCGACCGGACGTCTGATAAAGCCGACCATCGGGCGAAAGTTCTATCTCTGACCCGCAAGGGTGCCGAGGCGGCTAAGGCCGCGAGGAACGCGCTGGTTGCACTGGAAGCCGACATTTTCATCGGTTGCACCCGGGCGGAGCTGGAAGCGGCGATGCGCGTACTGGAGGCGGCTGCTGGAATGGGACGTGGGTCTGGCGAAGCGGGGTGA
- a CDS encoding cytochrome c: MTKPEILPQQERENPEPVEGTNPTPWFIFLLVTALFIFGVVYIMRTTLKTPAAWGDGRTAAELQGPPALAAGAAVDGAAVFASRCVACHQATGAGLPGVFPPLAGSDWVAGKETTLIAIVLHGVNGPLTVEGKLFSGAMPTFQGQLQDAEVAAVLTHVRSQWGNTGAPITADAVAAVRKDTASRTEPFKGDAELGPLK, translated from the coding sequence ATGACAAAGCCTGAAATCCTGCCGCAGCAAGAGCGCGAAAACCCGGAGCCCGTGGAAGGCACTAACCCGACACCGTGGTTCATCTTCTTGCTGGTGACCGCGCTATTTATCTTTGGCGTGGTGTACATCATGCGGACCACACTGAAAACCCCGGCCGCCTGGGGCGATGGCCGCACGGCTGCCGAGTTGCAAGGCCCTCCGGCGCTGGCGGCAGGCGCAGCGGTTGACGGTGCTGCGGTGTTTGCGTCGCGCTGCGTCGCCTGCCACCAGGCCACCGGCGCCGGCCTTCCTGGTGTGTTTCCGCCGCTGGCGGGCTCGGACTGGGTGGCCGGCAAGGAAACCACGCTGATCGCCATCGTGCTGCATGGCGTCAACGGGCCCTTAACCGTTGAGGGCAAACTCTTTAGCGGCGCCATGCCGACCTTTCAGGGTCAATTGCAGGATGCCGAGGTGGCGGCCGTGTTGACGCACGTGCGCAGCCAGTGGGGCAACACCGGCGCGCCCATTACCGCCGACGCCGTCGCCGCGGTGCGCAAGGATACGGCCTCACGCACCGAGCCGTTCAAGGGCGACGCCGAACTCGGCCCGCTGAAGTAG
- a CDS encoding cbb3-type cytochrome c oxidase subunit II, with amino-acid sequence MKSETTLIGGAMIMMALSVSALVIVPSIELHDIAPTPGLKPYTSAELRGRHVYISNGCVYCHTQQPRTKEFAPADFKRGWGRATVAGDYAYDSPPLLGDMRMGPDLMNIGVRQPSEQWNLGHLYEPRAYVPGSIMPAFPFLFEVKAQADKDEVVVTLPPGYTPANKVVVARPEALDLVKYLLSLNRSFPAIEAPPAENAPATPASAKH; translated from the coding sequence ATGAAAAGTGAAACCACACTCATCGGCGGCGCCATGATAATGATGGCGCTGTCCGTCAGCGCTCTCGTGATAGTGCCTTCCATCGAGCTGCACGACATCGCCCCCACGCCGGGGCTGAAGCCCTATACCAGCGCCGAGTTGCGCGGGCGACATGTGTATATTAGTAACGGATGCGTCTACTGCCACACGCAGCAGCCACGCACCAAGGAATTCGCACCCGCGGATTTCAAGCGCGGCTGGGGCCGCGCCACGGTCGCCGGCGACTATGCCTACGATTCGCCGCCCCTGCTGGGTGACATGCGCATGGGTCCCGACCTGATGAATATCGGCGTTCGCCAACCCAGCGAGCAATGGAATCTGGGCCACCTGTATGAGCCTCGTGCTTACGTGCCCGGCAGCATCATGCCGGCCTTTCCGTTCCTGTTCGAGGTCAAGGCGCAGGCGGACAAGGATGAAGTGGTCGTGACGCTGCCACCGGGCTACACGCCTGCCAACAAGGTTGTGGTCGCGCGCCCGGAAGCACTCGACCTGGTGAAGTACCTGTTGTCACTGAATCGCAGTTTCCCGGCCATCGAGGCCCCCCCCGCAGAGAACGCACCCGCGACGCCGGCATCGGCCAAACACTGA
- a CDS encoding DUF2474 domain-containing protein: protein MSERKNAQPLLKRLAWLGGIWLASVLSLGVVVEIIRLGMAAAGFKTH from the coding sequence GTGAGTGAGAGGAAAAATGCGCAGCCTCTATTGAAGCGTCTGGCATGGCTGGGCGGCATCTGGCTGGCGAGCGTACTGTCGCTCGGCGTAGTGGTCGAAATCATCCGTCTGGGCATGGCTGCGGCGGGATTTAAAACACACTGA
- a CDS encoding SCO family protein yields MPNSTAPADSPLARRLTVAVCAALLATFVWGLYRYTANFGVWTFEGQRQQALQAGELRAAQVPLREMGTASVTLWRGTKSAPAAYLVDFIYTRCPSVCRVLGDEYQQMQAQLVAQRARNPALAAVHLVSISFDAEHDDPASLRAYAREHRIDPALWTLAMPATAADTQALMRSLEVIAIPDGLGGFVHNGAIHLLDASGRLRGLYEFDQWPLALEAAKQLATARREIP; encoded by the coding sequence GTGCCGAATTCAACCGCCCCTGCCGATAGCCCGCTCGCGCGCCGCTTGACGGTGGCGGTGTGCGCCGCGCTGCTGGCGACCTTTGTCTGGGGCCTGTACCGTTACACGGCAAACTTCGGAGTGTGGACCTTCGAAGGCCAGCGCCAGCAGGCATTGCAGGCCGGCGAACTGCGCGCCGCACAGGTGCCGCTGCGCGAGATGGGCACTGCGTCAGTCACTCTCTGGCGCGGCACAAAAAGTGCGCCTGCGGCCTACCTCGTCGATTTCATCTACACTCGCTGTCCGAGTGTCTGCCGCGTGCTCGGCGACGAGTACCAGCAAATGCAGGCACAACTGGTCGCGCAGCGCGCCCGCAACCCGGCATTGGCCGCCGTGCATCTGGTCTCCATCTCATTTGATGCGGAACACGACGACCCGGCCAGCCTGCGCGCGTACGCCCGCGAACACCGGATCGATCCCGCGCTGTGGACTCTCGCGATGCCAGCCACGGCGGCGGATACCCAGGCGCTGATGCGCTCCCTTGAAGTCATCGCCATTCCGGACGGTCTGGGCGGCTTTGTTCACAATGGAGCCATCCACCTTCTCGACGCCTCGGGGCGGCTGCGCGGTCTGTACGAATTCGACCAATGGCCCCTAGCGCTCGAAGCAGCAAAGCAGCTCGCGACGGCGCGACGCGAGATACCATGA
- a CDS encoding BON domain-containing protein has product MKQSNVLRVVGGVLVVMAMSPVHAQTSEPAPGMSGQAAAMPMASSPHAMPSKADDRQLAKKVRRALAHTKGLDMSGFVVLVKHGRVALTGTVPSSDQIDRAAQVAAGVPGVTGVRNDLTVKMKGN; this is encoded by the coding sequence ATGAAACAGTCGAATGTACTCAGGGTGGTGGGCGGCGTTCTTGTCGTGATGGCGATGTCCCCGGTTCATGCGCAGACCAGTGAGCCTGCCCCCGGCATGTCCGGCCAGGCGGCAGCGATGCCGATGGCTTCGTCGCCGCATGCGATGCCGTCGAAAGCCGATGACCGTCAGTTGGCAAAGAAGGTGCGCCGTGCCCTTGCGCACACCAAAGGACTGGACATGTCCGGCTTTGTCGTGCTGGTCAAGCATGGCCGGGTTGCCCTGACCGGCACCGTCCCGTCGTCGGATCAGATTGACAGGGCGGCGCAGGTCGCTGCTGGCGTGCCCGGGGTGACGGGTGTGAGGAACGACCTTACGGTGAAAATGAAGGGAAACTAG
- a CDS encoding DUF1656 domain-containing protein, whose amino-acid sequence MFKDIDIVGVFVSAVAGLMFVSWCVFIVLRRVLARTGFYRLVWHRSLLDLGLYVMVLGAVVSASRWVGK is encoded by the coding sequence GTGTTCAAGGATATCGATATCGTCGGTGTATTCGTGTCTGCGGTGGCAGGATTGATGTTCGTTTCCTGGTGCGTCTTTATCGTGCTGCGCAGGGTGCTTGCCCGAACCGGCTTTTACCGGCTCGTATGGCACCGTTCCCTGCTCGACCTGGGCCTGTACGTGATGGTGCTTGGCGCGGTGGTATCCGCGTCCCGATGGGTCGGGAAATGA
- a CDS encoding FAD-dependent oxidoreductase, whose product MALHRIVIVGGGAGGLELLTRLGRTLGRRGQAQITLVDAHLTHIWKPLLHEVAAGSLDAAANELNYIAQAKWNHFEFQIGRLCGLDRAQRLIQISATSGEDGAELVPARSLGYDSLVIAVGRWTNDFATPGAAQHCIFLDTPDQARRFHRRLLDHYLSAHARPNEQGGISVAIVGAGATGVELAAELHNAAHELAAYGLNGNRPQDMQITLVEGNPKVLPALPERISTPVQQRLEELGVTVLLSARVVEVTADVLRTADGGLIRVSLKVWAAGIRAPSLLGKFDGLEAKHINQLVVRPTLQTTLDDNIFALGDCTACSAGLPEPALLMRGPLLATSRKRYLRRRRTRLRCCLVLRSASTLSHVATTVLNA is encoded by the coding sequence ATGGCGTTGCACCGTATTGTTATCGTGGGCGGCGGAGCAGGCGGGCTGGAACTGCTCACGCGCCTTGGGCGCACACTGGGCCGACGCGGTCAGGCGCAGATCACGCTCGTCGACGCACATCTGACGCACATCTGGAAGCCTCTGCTGCACGAAGTGGCGGCAGGCTCGCTTGATGCGGCTGCAAACGAACTCAACTACATTGCGCAGGCGAAATGGAATCACTTCGAATTCCAGATCGGAAGGCTGTGCGGGCTCGACCGCGCACAGCGGCTGATCCAGATTTCGGCAACGTCGGGGGAGGACGGCGCCGAGCTGGTGCCCGCAAGATCGCTTGGTTACGACAGCCTGGTGATCGCGGTGGGGAGGTGGACGAATGATTTCGCTACGCCAGGCGCAGCGCAGCATTGCATATTCCTCGATACACCCGATCAGGCCCGGCGCTTCCACCGTCGGTTACTCGACCATTACCTGAGTGCGCATGCGCGTCCCAATGAGCAGGGCGGGATCAGTGTGGCCATTGTCGGTGCGGGTGCCACCGGCGTGGAGCTGGCGGCGGAGTTGCACAATGCCGCGCACGAGCTTGCCGCTTACGGATTGAACGGCAACCGGCCTCAGGACATGCAGATCACGCTGGTGGAGGGCAACCCGAAGGTTCTGCCGGCGCTGCCCGAGCGCATCAGCACGCCGGTGCAGCAAAGGCTGGAAGAGCTGGGTGTAACCGTACTGCTCTCGGCACGGGTGGTTGAGGTCACCGCCGACGTTCTCAGGACTGCGGATGGCGGCCTGATTCGCGTCAGCCTCAAGGTATGGGCAGCAGGAATCCGCGCGCCCTCGCTTCTCGGGAAGTTCGACGGTCTTGAGGCAAAGCATATCAACCAGCTTGTGGTCCGCCCGACTCTCCAGACGACGCTGGACGACAACATATTTGCGCTGGGCGACTGTACGGCCTGTTCCGCTGGCCTGCCGGAGCCGGCATTATTGATGCGCGGCCCACTGTTGGCGACCTCGAGAAAGCGATACCTTCGTCGACGGCGAACCAGATTGCGGTGCTGCTTGGTCTTGCGGTCAGCTTCTACGCTGTCACACGTGGCGACTACAGTCCTGAATGCTTAA
- a CDS encoding efflux transporter outer membrane subunit, with protein MKSHHALSALWVLCMAACAPVGPNYRLPAGAAVNTPDAQASLSRAHGGEISDAPVPAAWWHLYDDPVMNDLIAAALRSNTDLRVAAANLARSRAQVSEAEAAIGFGGSASASVQRAQESAQAFLLTEKVPVTNIGDFGISVSYQFDLFGTLRRGIEAARAEDESVEAAADVARITIVADVARAYIESCSAADDANIARHSLALQQQSAQLTERLRLAGRGNQPDVTRSLTQVQTVSAEIPRFEARQQAAQYRLAMLLAIAPEALPAAVRVCGRTPRIRQSLPVGDGAALLKRRPDIREAERRLAAATARIGVATGELYPSVSFGASAGLTGAIADIGAPSAQRWGFGPLISWNFPAHGARQRVQEAQAGAQAELARFDGVVLNALRETRTTLSTYAADLRRLQALEGARTSAARSAAETHRLYIAGRDSFLSDLDASRTLTSVEAQVAEAEDVVAQDQVNLFLALGGGWNTDTQAPAVKNAVPR; from the coding sequence ATGAAAAGCCACCACGCACTGTCTGCGTTATGGGTGCTATGCATGGCCGCCTGCGCGCCGGTTGGCCCCAATTACCGGCTGCCTGCCGGCGCCGCGGTCAATACGCCGGACGCGCAGGCATCGCTGAGTCGCGCGCATGGCGGTGAAATCTCCGACGCGCCGGTGCCGGCTGCGTGGTGGCATCTGTATGACGATCCCGTGATGAACGATCTGATCGCTGCGGCGCTGCGTTCGAATACGGATCTGCGCGTTGCCGCAGCCAATCTCGCGCGCTCGCGGGCGCAGGTAAGCGAAGCGGAGGCAGCGATCGGCTTCGGCGGCAGCGCGTCCGCTTCGGTCCAGCGCGCGCAGGAATCGGCCCAGGCGTTCCTGCTGACGGAAAAAGTGCCGGTGACGAACATCGGCGATTTTGGGATATCCGTCTCGTACCAGTTCGACCTGTTTGGCACGTTGCGGCGCGGCATTGAGGCCGCGCGCGCCGAAGACGAAAGCGTCGAGGCGGCCGCGGACGTGGCGCGCATCACGATCGTCGCCGACGTCGCACGTGCCTACATAGAAAGCTGTTCGGCTGCGGACGACGCGAACATTGCCCGCCACTCGCTAGCCTTGCAGCAGCAAAGCGCGCAACTGACGGAAAGGTTGCGGCTCGCGGGCCGGGGCAATCAGCCAGACGTCACGCGCTCACTAACGCAGGTCCAGACGGTGAGCGCGGAGATTCCACGCTTTGAGGCACGCCAGCAGGCAGCACAATATCGGCTGGCGATGTTATTGGCCATCGCGCCAGAAGCGCTGCCAGCAGCCGTGCGAGTCTGCGGCAGGACACCACGGATTCGCCAGAGTCTGCCGGTGGGTGACGGCGCGGCCTTGCTGAAACGCCGGCCCGATATACGCGAGGCCGAACGGCGGCTGGCTGCTGCGACGGCGCGTATCGGTGTTGCCACTGGAGAACTTTATCCTTCGGTCAGCTTCGGCGCATCCGCGGGGCTAACTGGAGCCATCGCCGATATCGGTGCGCCCTCGGCCCAGCGCTGGGGTTTTGGGCCGCTGATCAGCTGGAATTTTCCGGCCCACGGCGCGCGCCAACGCGTGCAGGAAGCACAGGCGGGCGCCCAGGCGGAGCTCGCCCGCTTCGATGGGGTCGTACTGAACGCGCTGCGTGAGACCCGCACGACCCTGTCCACTTACGCCGCAGACCTCAGGCGCCTGCAGGCTCTCGAGGGTGCGCGCACCTCGGCTGCCCGGTCGGCGGCCGAAACCCATCGGCTTTATATCGCCGGGCGCGATTCGTTCCTGTCGGATCTGGACGCTTCCCGCACGTTGACTTCCGTCGAAGCGCAGGTCGCGGAGGCTGAAGACGTGGTTGCGCAGGACCAGGTCAACCTTTTTCTGGCTCTCGGGGGCGGATGGAACACCGACACTCAGGCACCCGCGGTGAAAAACGCCGTCCCGCGTTGA
- a CDS encoding HlyD family secretion protein encodes MRKSLFSFAQILLTVIVVLVAAAVLWHVVSYYMFSPWTRDGRVRADVVQVAPDVSGLITSVTVTDNEPVTHGQVLFVIDQARYALALQEAKATAGQRDATLAQARREYGRNRNLGELVAHETLEESLTKMQQAQASLDEAHVAIGVAQLNLDRTVIVSPADGYLNDRAPRLGEFVTAGRPVLSVVDTTSFHVDGYFEETKLRHIGLGQKATIELMGETIVLHGHVRSIAAGIEDRDRDQGRNLLPDVNPAFSWVRLAQRIPVSIALDDVPAGFLMIAGRTATVSIDQPDDRPHGGAR; translated from the coding sequence ATGAGGAAATCCCTGTTCTCCTTCGCGCAGATCCTGCTGACCGTGATCGTGGTGCTGGTCGCGGCAGCGGTGCTATGGCACGTGGTCAGCTACTATATGTTTTCACCATGGACGCGTGACGGCCGTGTTCGTGCGGACGTCGTGCAGGTGGCGCCGGACGTGTCGGGGCTGATCACCAGCGTGACCGTTACCGACAATGAGCCTGTCACGCACGGGCAGGTGCTGTTCGTCATTGATCAGGCGCGCTACGCATTGGCGCTGCAGGAAGCGAAGGCAACTGCCGGGCAACGCGACGCCACCCTCGCCCAGGCGCGGCGTGAATATGGGCGCAACCGTAACCTTGGCGAACTGGTGGCCCACGAGACGCTCGAAGAAAGTCTGACAAAAATGCAGCAGGCGCAGGCTTCACTCGATGAAGCCCATGTTGCGATCGGCGTGGCCCAGCTGAACCTGGACCGTACCGTGATCGTCAGTCCGGCGGATGGATATCTGAATGACCGGGCGCCACGCCTGGGTGAATTCGTGACGGCGGGGCGCCCGGTACTATCGGTGGTCGATACCACGTCGTTTCACGTGGACGGTTATTTTGAGGAAACCAAGCTTCGTCACATCGGACTCGGGCAAAAGGCCACCATCGAGCTGATGGGTGAGACCATTGTCCTGCATGGTCACGTGCGCAGCATCGCGGCGGGGATTGAAGACCGCGACCGCGACCAGGGCCGCAATCTGTTGCCCGATGTGAATCCCGCATTCAGCTGGGTGCGTCTCGCGCAGCGCATTCCGGTCAGCATCGCGCTCGACGACGTGCCGGCCGGCTTTCTGATGATTGCCGGCCGCACGGCTACCGTCTCGATCGACCAGCCCGACGATCGACCCCATGGCGGCGCACGATGA